From the genome of uncultured Methanobacterium sp.:
ATGGGAGCCAATGTATCCTGCCCCTCCAGTTACCAGTATCATGGCTAAAGGTTAGATTTTATTACATATTAAAATTTGTAAAGGTTATTGCCATTATTCTCAATTGCTCTCTGAATTGATAGTACACGTTCACATTAATGTAATAAAATTCAAAATTTACAATCATCAATGAGTAAGTCTTGATATTAGTTAATGCATTAACCTTGGTCCCATACCATGTCTTTAAACTCCAGTTTTCCCCCGCACTCACACCTTTGAGGGAAATCCTCCGGTGAACCACCTGTTTTAATATTGTAATACCTGTTACATTTAGTACAGACCATAAAACCATTGTTGTTTGTTTCTTCGGCCATTCTCCTTTCGGCTGCATTCTTTATATCATTCATAGCAACCTGCATCACAAAAATTACTGAAATCAGCATAGTAAGTGTCCAAGCCAATACAATATTATCTAAACTGCTAAAAATCAAGGAAAATAATATTAAAAATAACCATTGAAAACCAATAACTGCACACATAAGAACAATGTAAGTTGTTGTTATGTTAATCCCACTTTCCTCACGAAAATTACCATATATACTAAATAAAAGCCCAATAAGAATACCATACAAATACTCTGCTGATTTAAATAATAAAACACCAATTAAACAGCCCAAGATTATCAAAAATCCAGTATAAATCAGTATACCTTTAGCCTTATTCTTTTTAATCTCATCTATAAAATTTCCATAGATTATGGAGATTTTACGAGGTTCAATTGACTTTGAATCCACTATCATACATCTATGCACCAGTACTACTGTCATGGATGGAGCAATAGCTAAAAGTATGATATTGGAATAATTAAAGAAAATTGAGGGTTTAATTAAAGCCATGCAAATTAAAATACACCACTGTAAACTATTTATTATAAACATTGATGCAAAGTAAGTCGGTGTTTCGCCATTTTTAGCGGCAAAAACTCCCATAATCAACGTTAATCCCACAGTAATCATGAATAAACCTAATAAAAAAGATTTAAATTGGATATATATTACACCATAACCGAAAATTACGGCTAATAGAAATAACACCCCTATTAAATTTAATTTTTTCAAATTATCACCAAATAATATGTTTATCTACGAAGCGGATGATTACCCCATTCCATTGACAATGTATTTTAATCCTTCTTCAGCGAAATATGACCCAAAAATTCCCCTAAAAACCTTACACCCAAAAAGTAACTACTTGAAACAGCCATTACTGTTATCCCTCCAAAGATCTTTCCCCACCTACAACTATGGTCACATCTCCTTCCTCATCACGAAAAATAATTCCCCCTTCGTAATTTAGTAAAAAATAATATTATATAATATTTTCGATTAGTAAGTTAATAATTTATCATTTAAAAATAAATAAGAATACAAATTTTAAATTATATTCCAAGCCAATATTATCCATTTTTAAGTATAACTGGTTATTTTATATATTAAAATTATAAATCATCTTTAAAATTGATTTTAACCGCAAATATTATACATTATTACATTTAATTGCATTCGTGGACGAATCCTACTGCAAAAAAATGATTACACCCCTCCAGTCAATTCTCAGGAGTAATGGAAATAGTTTATATATAAAATGAGTTTTTCCTTTAAAAAGACCACCGTAATTTAATAAAGAATATTTTTATCATAAAAATCACCTAATTAATAAAAGAAATAAAATGTTTTTAACAGATTAAAGATTAGGATTACTTTAAGGGGATAAAATGCACTTTAAATATCTTTTAATTATCATCTGCATCCTGACAGTGGCTGCTTCCGGTTGCACCAGTCATGACTTGAATCCATTAAACAACTCATCAGTATCTTCTTCAAACAACAGCACCACCTCAGTTCCAACAACCACTACTTCCACTTCTACTGGTTCCAGTGATCAACACGTTGAGGTGAGTGGTAAATGTTACAAAGTGGTGGATGGAGACACCATTGATGTGGAAGGGGTGGGCAGAGTGAGATTTGTGGGAGTTAACACTCCCGAAAGAGGACAAGCAGGATATCAAACTGCTAAGGACTATGTAACCAACATGTGTCTGGGTAAAACCGTGGGGCTGGACATTGACAATGCAAAAAATAAGGATAAATATGACCGTACCCTGGCAGTGGTGTATGTGGATGGTGTGAATCTCAACCAGGAGCTCTTGAAGAAGGGTTATGCTGAGGTTATGTACATTCCACCTTCGGAGTTTAATCCGTATAGCTGGTTATGATTTGGTATAATATGGGTAGATTTGAAAAATGATAAAATTTTGAATGAATGATAAATACAATGCTAATTGGACAATGCTAAATTGGCTTTTAAAAATAAAATTAAGGGCTGAATTTATAATATTCCCCATCAATAAGCTTAATCTTCTTTAAAACTTTCTTATATTCCAGAGAGGTTATCAAATTGTACATGGCGATGCTGCTTAATCCCAGCTCCCCGTAGAGTAGATTACCCTCTAAGATTGTTCTGGAAATGTTCCCGGAATCATCCACCAATTTTTTTATTATTTCCAGGGATTCCAGTTCAGCTTCGGAGAACTTTTCAATTACTTCCACTTCTTCTGTTTGTTCAGTATCAGCCATATCCTCAATATGAGTGCCATTCATATTCTCAGTAGGAGTGCCCTTCATATCTTCAGTAGGAGTATCACTAACCTCAGAACCAATATCCCCCACATCAACAACCTCAACAGAGGATATAGTATCGTTAACAGTTACAGGATCAACAGTAGAAGAATCAATATCCCTCACATCCACAACATCATCAGAAGAGTTAAAATCATTAACATCCCCCACCTCATCATGTAAATCAAGATTATTTTCAACTGTTCCCTCTGGAGATTCATCTAAATGTGTTTTTTCAGGAACATCGGCACTTTTCTCATTACTTTTACTTCCCCTGTTCTTCTCCAGAGTTATGATCCCATCCTGGAGGGATATGTAATTTTCAGTCTCCAGGTGTTCTAAAATTGGGTTAAGATCTTCTTCAGACGCGTCCAGGTCCAGTTTCAGGATTTTGTATGGAACTCCTCCCTGGTATTCTGCACTGAAATATTTAATGCCGTTTAAGACCCTTTTTTGTTGGGATGTGAGGATGTTCATAAATATAGATTGGTTATCGCCATATATTAAAATAAAGTTTAAATCAATGGGAATAAAATATAGGTTATAATGAATGATCATTACCCGCTTATTTATGATAAAAAATGATTGAATGAGATTTATATTAATTTTGAGGGATTAAATGCTGGATTCACTCTATGAAAAAGCTTTAAAAAAGAGAGATAACATCCATCAAAAATTAGAAGGAATTGAATACTCCCGGGTAGATGCTTCCCCACAGTGGATTGATTATCCCATAGCAGAAAGTGGCTTGGACGTGAATATTGGTGCAGGGGATGGCAGTATAAATAAACGCAAATTCCTGCCATTCATATTTTACGCCATTGATGCCGAAGGAATAATTCACTCCCCAGAGGGTCTTAAAAAGATTGAAAGCTCTGAAATTGACATCATATCCCACCATAAATATGTTGAAGACCGTTTAAGGAGTTATATGGGGATATTTGAAATTAAAAATGCCCTGAAAATGTTCAATCAACATGATGTTGATTTTTTCCTATTTGATGGATCTATATTGGGCAATCTCATACGACCTTTTCCCATTGAAAAAGAACTTGAAGAACAAGTTAAAGAGATAATTAGGGAAAAATATTTACCCCTTCTCGAAGAAAAA
Proteins encoded in this window:
- a CDS encoding thermonuclease family protein is translated as MHFKYLLIIICILTVAASGCTSHDLNPLNNSSVSSSNNSTTSVPTTTTSTSTGSSDQHVEVSGKCYKVVDGDTIDVEGVGRVRFVGVNTPERGQAGYQTAKDYVTNMCLGKTVGLDIDNAKNKDKYDRTLAVVYVDGVNLNQELLKKGYAEVMYIPPSEFNPYSWL